One genomic window of Pocillopora verrucosa isolate sample1 chromosome 8, ASM3666991v2, whole genome shotgun sequence includes the following:
- the LOC131776658 gene encoding cationic amino acid transporter 2-like, protein MASCLSAFTRKKFIDPKTLISTQLNRCLSIFDLTLLGIGSTLGAGIYVLAGDVARKDAGPSIVISFSIAAVASILSGLCYGEFGARVPKAGSAYVYSYVTIGELCAFVIGWNLLLEYVIGTSSVARAWSAYFDSIFDDRIQNFTLSNIGKIHVTGLAEYPDLLSVLIILILTGVLLVGIKKTSWFNTLFTGINLFIIIFIVCVGMYYAEMKNWTDDFVPYGGSGILAGAATCFYAFVGFDIIATAGEEARNPSRGIPISIVLALAFCFLAYFSVSAVLTLMWPYKDLPDGGTLPKVFELRGAPWAKYVIAIGALCGLTSSLLGALVPIPRMLYSMASDGVIFKFLAKVNPRTEIPVIATIISGVFSAFLALIFDLDSLVEMMSIGTLLAYSIVALCVLILRYQPENIGLIKESSKQDGSLATPPHSPSESSPLLGNRGVQQPTPRTAQLALYGISASTLASVGLSAVTIYGSHALLQAKWWAIIIIVLMGLLMVGSTILLLWLPQNKVSLAFKVPCVPMLPQLSVFINLFLILKLSYLTWLRFAVWMVIGMSIYLFYGIRHSVEGETRRDGKTDVVA, encoded by the exons ATGGCCTCCTGTCTTAGCGCTTTTACTCGGAAGAAATTCATCGATCCAAAGACTTTAATATCGACTCAACTCAACCGTTGTCTGTCGATTTTTGACCTGACACTTTTGGGTATAGGAAGTACCTTGGGAGCCGGTATATACGTGCTCGCCGGTGATGTCGCACGTAAAGACGCCGGGCCCAGCAtcgttatttcattttcaatcgcCGCCGTTGCGTCCATTCTTTCTGGCCTGTGCTATGGCGAGTTTGGAGCTCGGGTTCCTAAAGCTGGCTCGGCGTACGTCTACAGTTACGTGACGATAGGCGAATTGTGTGCCTTTGTAATAGGATGGAACTTACTCTTAGAGTATGTCATTGGAACATCATCGGTCGCCCGAGCGTGGAGCGCAtattttgattcaatttttgaCGACAGGATTCAGAACTTTACCCTTTCAAACATCGGAAAAATACACGTCACAGGCCTTGCAGAATACCCGGACTTATTATCTGTACTGATAATTCTTATATTAACCGGAGTATTACTCGTCGGTATAAAGAAAACCTCCTGGTTCAACACCTTGTTCACTGGAATCAATTTATTCATCATCATATTCATCGTGTGCGTTGGTATGTATTATGCAGAGATGAAGAACTGGACAGATGACTTTGTTCCTTATGGAGGGTCCGGGATCCTCGCGGGAGCTGCCACCTGCTTCTATGCCTTCGTTGGTTTTGATATTATCGCAACTGCCGGAGAGGAAGCAAGGAATCCTAGCAGAGGaataccaatttctatcgtCTTAGCCCTGG CGTTTTGTTTTCTGGCGTATTTCAGTGTGTCTGCCGTACTAACCCTAATGTGGCCCTACAAAGATCTTCCCGACGGAGGAACATTACCTAAGGTGTTCGAATTGAGAGGCGCACCCTGGGCCAAATATGTGATTGCTATCGGCGCCCTCTGTGGACTGACGTCATCTCTACTTGGGGCTCTGGTGCCAATACCTAGAATGCTGTATTCTATGGCGAGCGACGGCGTAATTTTCAA ATTTTTGGCTAAAGTGAACCCAAGGACAGAGATACCAGTGATTGCAACAATAATATCCGGGGTGTTCTCTGCATTTTTGGCTCTAATCTTTGACCTGGACTCTCTGGTAGAAATGATGTCTATCGGCACACTCTTAGCTTATTCTATAGTGGCTCTGTGTGTTTTAATCTTGAGATACCAGCCAGAAAATATTGGACTGATCAAAGAATCGAGCAAGCAAGATGGTAGCTTGGCCACACCTCCTCACAGCCCAAGCGAAAGTTCTCCGCTACTGGGTAACAGAGGAGTCCAACAACCAACGCCAAGGACTGCTCAATTAGCGCTCTATGGTATCAGTGCTAGTACCCTCGCTTCCGTGGGCCTCAGCGCTGTGACAATCTATGGCTCACACGCCTTGTTACAAGCCAAATGGTGGGCAATCATTATTATTGTACTAATGGGCCTGCTAATGGTTGGATCTACTATCCTACTCCTGTGGCTGCCCCAGAATAAGGTGTCCCTGGCATTCAAGGTCCCCTGTGTTCCTATGTTACCTCAATTGTCCGTTTTCATCAACTTGTTTCTCATTTTGAAGCTCTCTTACCTGACATGGCTCAGATTCGCTGTTTGGATGGTAATTG GAATGAGCATCTATCTGTTCTATGGAATCCGCCACAGTGTGGAGGGTGAAACACGCAGAGATGGAAAAACAGATGTCGTAGCCTGA
- the LOC131776673 gene encoding eukaryotic translation initiation factor 4 gamma 2, which yields MYAQLCLRLSEEAPNFDDPGKTGNSTFRRLLLKQCEDEFNNRTKASQAFDKKDGPLTPEEEEQRSTIKRKVLGNIRFIGELYKYDMLHEAIVHRCIKQLLDKKKRASVADLSESMECLCYLMRTVGPRLDIPKAKSLMDQYFERTQQLLCRGDFPVRIRFMIEDVIELRNTKWIPRKAVHETGPKMIQQIRQEAWQNQGGRPGFPVPVHGHAPRNIPPHAPGNWMNHGMGRGAGRGSEHQQMSRGMNDVFVTDNGFRPSGQRFDEFGPGGVPPDRSGFGLRYHDDDYDQFAPRDPWADLSSAKQTTMSSNSAANNSKPTGGGWRPATRQNHMSSDGEISLRPARDSIAASQRPSVHVSGRSQTPPTQKQLDPLNRTTAPPIIEKAKKQNKPQAPSTADLHKQIENIVTDFLESKDVETATRAIKDIKGARYFTSLISQLFARSLGTEDQECFSQLFVSLHKSQLLTADMFIKGVSGVLEQHQDPQEEDLKIKKHMAQFMAKAVTQGILNLIEVSSLTENGNFHPTLLLCLKELEALKGPEWLVKEFTDSKLDLLPSLPEGERASENFMSILEKQSLVFLFPLLHIQADLYSKIEEDPTVTAIYKWVKDNVESSWHTNPEFINVLATCLLKYATKDSTLSEGLDPTQAPEKDWMEKEKAAMKKLLPLVEKFVHEKSELQVSVLYALQVFCHNHSFPKGMLLRMFVLLYDTEVVEEDAFLRWKEDVSEKHPGKGKALFQVNSWLTWLETADEEGTDSEPE from the exons ATGTACGCCCAGCTGTGTCTGCGGCTTAGTGAAGAGGCACCAAACTTTGATGATCCTGGAAAAACTGGAAACTCG ACATTCCGACGTTTGCTTCTCAAACAGTGTGAGGATGAATTCAACAACAGAACCAAAGCTAGTCAAG cttttgataaaaaagatgGTCCACTTACACCGGAAGAGGAGGAACAACGGTCTACTATTAAGCGTAAAGTGTTGGGAAACATACGTTTCATTG GTGAACTCTATAAGTATGACATGTTGCATGAGGCCATTGTACACAGATGCATTAAGCAG CTGTTGGACAAGAAGAAGCGTGCTTCAGTGGCAGACTTGTCGGAGTCCATGGAGTGTCTCTGTTACTTGATGAGAACTGTGGGACCTAGACTGGACATTCCCAAAGCTAAG TCTCTGATGGATCAGTACTTTGAGCGCACCCAGCAGCTTTTATGCCGTGGGGACTTTCCAGTTCGCATAAGGTTCATGATTGAAGATGTCATAGAACTACGCAATACTAAG TGGATTCCACGGAAGGCTGTACATGAGACAGGGCCTAAAATGATTCAGCAGATTCGCCAAGAGGCCTGGCAG AATCAAGGTGGTAGACCTGGTTTCCCTGTTCCAGTTCATGGCCATGCACCTCGTAACATCCCACCACATGCTCCTGGTAACTGGATGAACCATGGAATGGGTAGAGGAGCTGGGAGAGGATCAGAGCACCAACAGATGAGCAGAGGCATGAATGATGTGTTTGTCACAGACAATGGATTTCGTCCCTCTGGTCAACGCTTTGATGAATTTGGACCTGGTGGAGTACCCCCAGACAGGTCTGGGTTTGGTTTAAG gtatcatgatgatgattatgACCAATTTGCACCTCGGGACCCATGGGCTGATTTGTCATCAGCCAAACAAACAACCATGTCCTCCAATTCTGCAGCAAACAACTCAAAACCAACAGGAG GGGGATGGAGGCCAGCAACACGGCAAAATCATATGAGTTCAGACGGAGAG ATAAGTTTGCGGCCAGCAAGGGATTCAATTGCTGCGTCTCAGAGGCCTAGTGTACATGTAAGTGGCAGATCTCAAACCCCACCAACTCAAAAGCAACTG gATCCCTTAAACAGAACTACTGCTCCACCCATAATtgagaaagcaaagaaacaaaacaaaccacaaGCTCCTTCTACAGCTGATCTCCACAAGCAAATT GAGAACATTGTCACTGACTTTTTGGAGTCCAAGGATGTAGAAACTGCAACAAGAGCTATAAAGGATATCAAAGGAGCAAG GTATTTTACAAGCCTCATCAGTCAACTGTTTGCTAGAAGTCTTGGTACAGAAGATCAGGAATGTTTCAGTCAGCTCTTTGTTTCCTTGCACAAGTCACAGCTGTTAACAGCAGACATGTTTATCAAG GGAGTTTCAGGTGTGCTGGAACAACACCAAGACCCACAGGAAGAGGACCTGAAAATCAAGAAACATATGGCACAGTTCATGGCTAAAGCTGTAACACAG ggaattttgaatttaatcgAGGTGAGCTCCCTGACAGAAAATGGGAATTTCCACCCAACTCTCCTGTTGTGTCTAAAGGAACTAGAGGCCTTGAAAGGACCG GAGTGGCTAGTAAAAGAATTCACTGACAGCAAATTAGATCTGTTGCCTTCATTACCAG aGGGAGAAAGAGCAAGTGAGAATTTCATGTCCATTCTGGAAAAACAG AGTCTGGTATTCCTTTTCCCTCTCCTTCACATCCAAGCTGATCTTTATTCCAAAATCGAAGAAGATCCCACCGTCACTGCTATCTACAAATGGGTCAAG GATAACGTTGAGTCGTCGTGGCACACCAATCCGGAATTTATTAATGTGCTTGCCACTTG TTTGTTAAAATACGCCACTAAGGACAGTACCCTAAGTGAGGGCCTGGACCCTACACAGGCCCCAGAAAAGGACTGGATGGAGAAAGAGAAGGCGGCCATGAAGAAATTACTTCCTTTGGTGGAGAAGTTTGTTCACGAGAAAAGCGAATTGCAA GTCAGCGTATTGTATGCACTGCAAGTATTTTGTCACAACCACAGTTTTCCAAAAG GTATGTTGCTGCGCATGTTTGTGTTGTTGTACGATACAGAAGTTGTGGAGGAGGACGCGTTTTTGAGGTGGAAAGAAGATGTGAGTGAGAAGCATCCCGGCAAAGGAAAAGCTCTCTTTCAG GTTAACTCGTGGCTGACTTGGCTGGAAACCGCTGACGAAGAAGGAACAGACTCAGAACCCGAGTAA
- the LOC131792575 gene encoding melatonin receptor type 1B-B-like translates to MFSVVAVAFSSLVLTFIMAVGVAGNLLIVWIIKSSSRLKARSHILIANLAVADTLQSCNIFFMLVTAINGGYWMFGETICQITAFLTVEFVLASMLSLTTISINRYFKVMHEEKYDKIFTAKSIMIIISFIWTLPLMYAVPPLVGWSSYAFDPGKCLCLFRFRTKSSYAFFLVGTMTIPALVIICFAYFRVFQVVKLHRNRVWGLHFHQERSKLSSDEYKITSAVIIVVVSYIICFVPASVVNFIEILNSDFEFPLWLDFSSFVLIFVSHASNPLIYGFMNRQYRVSFLELLQKGSQTKRTRKNKSKRGDLHLQKHSPDPIMTSQALR, encoded by the coding sequence ATGTTTTCGGTGGTAGCTGTGGCATTTAGCAGCTTGGTTCTTACCTTCATAATGGCTGTCGGTGTGGCTGGAAATCTTCTCATTGTGTGGATTATCAAAAGTTCTTCAAGACTGAAAGCTAGAAGCCATATTTTGATAGCTAACCTCGCCGTCGCGGACACACTTCAGAGCTGCAACATATTCTTTATGCTTGTTACCGCTATAAATGGAGGGTACTGGATGTTTGGCGAAACTATTTGTCAAATCACAGCTTTCTTGACTGTGGAGTTTGTGCTCGCATCTATGCTCAGCTTAACAACCATCAGCATTAATCGATATTTCAAGGTTATGCATGAGGAAAAATACGACAAGATATTCACTGCCAAGtctattatgattattatttcgTTCATTTGGACACTGCCTTTGATGTACGCTGTACCACCTTTGGTAGGCTGGTCGAGTTATGCTTTCGATCCTGGCAAATGCCTTTGCTTGTTTCGATTTCGCACGAAGAGTTCGTACGCATTTTTCCTAGTTGGTACAATGACCATTCCAGCTCTGGTAATTATCTGTTTCGCTTATTTCCGTGTTTTTCAAGTCGTGAAACTGCACAGAAACAGAGTTTGGGGTCTGCATTTTCATCAAGAACGAAGTAAACTGAGTTCAGATGAATATAAGATAACTTCTGCTGTTATAATAGTGGTTGTATCGTATATAATTTGCTTTGTTCCTGCTTCTGTTGTCAACTTCATCGAGATTTTAAACTCCGATTTTGAATTTCCTCTGTGGCTAGACTTCTCATCTTTTGTATTGATTTTCGTAAGTCATGCAAGCAACCCTCTCATTTACGGCTTCATGAATAGGCAGTACAGAGTGTCTTTTTTGGAATTACTACAGAAAGGGTCTCAAACAAAGAGAACCCGGAAGAATAAGAGCAAGAGGGGAGATCTGCATTTACAAAAACACTCTCCAGACCCGATAATGACATCTCAAGCTTTGAGATGA